Genomic segment of Pseudoalteromonas sp. NC201:
CATGCTAGCATTGCGTCAGGCTTATCTAAATCTAAGGCATGTTTAAATGTTTGAAGTCAAAAAGGTTATCGGTCAACTTCTGATGCCGTTACCGTTATCTTTGGTTGCACTTATGGGGCTCATGTTTTTTATCGCCAAAACACGCAAAGGGTCGTATATCGCAGTCTGGTTGGTCCTACTAACTACTTGGAGCATATCCACTCCTTATGTCGCGCAACACATTATCGAGTGGGATAAGGGCACGCTCACCGCATTCAATCCAAGCAGGCACAAAAACATAGACAGAATTGTTGTGCTTGGTTGTAATTTATACCCCGATGATTCCCTCCCCAGTAATGCTCAATTAGGTAGTTGCGGTTTAGCTCGACTAGTTGAAGGCATTAGACTTGCTAATATTTACCCAAAAGCCCAGCTGTATGTTTCTGGTTATGGCTATGGCAACGCAACAAGCGCAGGACTCATGGCTAAAACTGCACAGAGCTTAGGTATTTCCGCTACCCGTATCAAGCAAAACCACAATGCCAAAGACACCGCAGACGAAGCGAAAATGCTCGCGCCCGTTTTGGTAGATTATGATGTTGCACTTGTCACGTCAGCTTCGCACATGAAACGCGCAAAAAACCTATTTGAAGCACAAGGCGTTGAAGTATTCCCTGCCCCGACAGAGTTTTATAATTTTAAGTCACTCCCATTAAGTCGGCAGTTTATCGCAAATGATAAGGCGCTAGATATAGTCACTCGAATTTGGCATGAACAAGTTGGTAGTATGTGGATCACGATACGTCGCATTATCGACCCTGAAGCACTTTAAGCGTCGAAAAAGGCATCAAAACCAGGCTAAAGTTCGATAAATTGGCGCTGAAAAACGTAAAAAATTGAAAATTTGCGCAAATATGGGTATAAATAGAGTTTAATCTTAACCCGCGTATCCGCGTACAACACGACTAGGATCTACGATGAGTAAACTAGATAAAACTGAAGTACTAAGCGCTTTCGAAGCTGCGTACGAAGCTGCACATGGCAAAAAGCCTGAAATCACTGCAAAGCCAGGTTGGTATAGCATCGATGGTGGCAAAAACATGCGTCTTGCTGAGGTAGCTGAATTAACAGAAGAGCTAACTTCAGGGTCAGCTGTAGCAAGTGAGACAACGCAGGCGCCTGCCAAAAAAGCGAAAACGACTAAGAAAGCGCCGAAGGCAGCAGCTGTAAAATCAGCAAGCTTTACTATCGTTACAGAAAACGAAGATGGCTTCAAAGCGGAAGAACAGTGGATTGCTGAACTAGCAGCAAAAGATCACGACTGTCGCTTACCTCGTGGTGTTGTGTAAGCACAGTTTCATGAGTGAAGAAACCTCGCAGCTGCGAGGTTTTTTTTGGTCTGCAACAATCAATACCGATTCAACCTGAGCGAAGAAGAGCTATTTTTATGACGTAAATTGAGCAGGGCGGCGCTCCAAACCAGGATAATCAAGCAAGTTAGTGACACCCAGCCTAATAAAAAAGTCAACGAAGCAAGCGGCAATTCCGGCCACTTTCCTGCCATACCATAACCCGCAATTGTGCGATGGGCGTAAAAACAAATACATAAGACCAATCCGAAACTCAACGCTAGTGATACCATTACACCTCGGTACTCATCTTTGCGGCGCAATTTAAACTGCCGCTTGATATACATGTAAGTACCACTGAGAACCAAAAATGAGAGCACAACCCCAAATATAAACCACAGTATCTTCCCCCATATCCCCGCAAAATTGCCAAAATGTAGAGGGTCTGCGGTGTCGGATAATCGCCAATATAGCCCTTGGCTCGATGCTGTTTGGCTATAAACAACTTCCCCCGTGTAAGGGTTGACATAGATCTTGTTTGCCCTATCCCGAACTATCCAATCCTGCGATTGTCCTTCAGCATAAAAATAACCCCCAGAATAGCGAATAGCTTTCACCTCAAGATCGGGTCTCGTCGCTTTTACTATTGCGAATAATTCCACAACAGACAATTGTGGTTTATCCTGTCTCGGCAGTTCTGCCAAGGGATTAACGGCAAAATCCCCAACATCAGTATAAGCTGTTTTACCATCGACCATATCCATTCGTACAAACTCAAATAGATACCAGATACTCGTAAGCGAAATAACAACCGCAAGCCATAAGCCCCACGCCCCACTTATTTTATGCATACTTGCCATTTTGGCACGTGCATCCCCGCTAAACGTAAATACAAATAACTTTTTCCACCAGAGGCGATATACATAATGCGCACTCACGGTCGAAATACACAAAGGAACTGCAAAGATAAGCACAAGATAGTATGAAATGATGCTGTCAAACACGCCGAAAAAATGCATGTGGAAATCGCGAAAAAAGCGCTGAATATTAAAAAAACTACTTTCACCTTGGATAGCTCCTGAAAGTGGATCGACATAAACGTGTTGCCAAGGACTATCAGGCATCCGCATCACGATATCATACGAAAAATAGGTATCAGGACCTGTAAAGGCAATCCCTATTCGGGCGTCAGGATACGCCTTTTGTACCATCTCGTAAGCTGCTGCTAAGCTTATGTTTGATTGCCCGTCTACTGCCCTCACCTGATCGTTGAATAGCCAATCTAGTTCGTGGGCAATACTCGCAAACGCGCCAGTCCAGCATATTATGAACAGCAACACCCCAAACCACACGCCACTCAAACTATGCCAGTTGAACCATTGTTTTGCCGTCATGGACCACCCAATAGCGAAGACATAAAACGACTTCACTTCCTTGCCTTGTATTAATATTCAAACATAGATAAGCCCCTGTGACAGCGCTATCCAACCTAATTGACATCCCACCTAACAATCAGATCCTAACAACTATGAGATTTGGGTAAGCCATTATTTTTGCAATAATTCATTTTTTGCATTACCCCTTATAGTAACAAAAAGAATTATCATTTAGAATTGAAAATAATTTCTGTTTTCAGTTAGAACTATTCAAAAGCTTGGTTCAATCTCAGAAAAATAGCTCCTACATATCATAGGAACTTTCATCTTTATCTCTTGTGACGAAAAAACAATTTAGGAAAGGAAACACCCATGCAAACCAAAGCGCATCAATCTACAGCACTAGCTCTGATGTTATCACTCCTTTATTTTTCTCCAAATGCGGCAGCAAAAGCCGAGCGCGACAATATTGAACGGATCAGTGTTGTAGGCCAGCCAATCAAGCGTAACTCGGGTCCAACAGGACTTGACCTTACCATTAAAGAAACCCCCCAGTCTGTTACCGTGTTAAGCCACGACTACATAAAAGACTTCGAACTGAATGACCTTGAGGACATCATGGTACAGGCAACAGGTATCTCAAGATACAAATTTGGCGCGGGTGATAATACTGAGTTTACTTCTCGTGGGTATCTCGTCAATGCATTGGTTAAAGATGGCTTACCGACCTCAATTGCTGGACCACAAGAGAGTCGCTTAGACACTATTGTCTATGACCGAGTAGAGGTTCTTCGGGGCGCTGCGGGGTTAATGGCGGGTGCAGGACAACCATCGGCAACCTTAAATGTCATCACAAAACAACCAGACCGAGGTGGATTTGTTAAAGTTGGTGCCGAGATTGGCTCTTGGAATAAAGTGCGTACACACATAGATGCAACAGGCTCCCTAACGAAAGATGAAGCATTGGCCGGACGAGTTATTCTTGCCTATGAGGAAAGAGATAGCTTTGTCGACAAAGAAAATAGTAATAAGATCGTCGCATACACCCAGTTGCATCATTATTTTTCTGAAGATACCGAAGCCTCTTTTAGTGTTCATTATCAAGACAATGAACTGAAACTATCACCGTGGGGATTACCCATTTTTTACTCTGATGGTAGTTCCGTTGAAATAGACAAGAAAACAAATTTATCATCGCCAGATAGTCACAACGGCAATACCCACCAAAGTTATCATTTAAAATTATCTCACCAAATCAATTTAGATTGGGAACTTAACTTTGGCGCACAATACAGTAAAACAGAAGCTGACATTACCTTGACCTACTTTAGTGGTAACCCAGACAAAGAAACAGGCCTTGGCCTTCAAGGCGGTGACAGACGCTGGGTTGAAACGGTTGATGGGACTAATTTTATTTTGGGACTGGTTGGTCGGTTTGAGTTATTTGACCGCGCACATCAGGTGAATATCACCTATTTAAATGCCGATTTTGAGTCCACAGACGATCGCTTCGAAGAGCTGGATGAAAACGCGAGAACAGTATTTTATCCACTCCAATCGATTAATAACCTTCACCCAGCCGCTCATTTAACTGCGACAGATAAGCAATTTATTGGCTATTGGGACAAAACGACGAAAGAACAGAGTATTGCACTCAGCAGTAAGTTAACGTTAACGGATGACCTTCATGCCATTGTTGGTGTCAAATTTTTTGATTATGAACGTACCAATGAACGTGACTTTGCTTGGAGCGGGTTCTCAAGCGACAAAGGTGAAGAAACGGGTGAGAGCTTATACTTAGGGCTGGTTTACAATCTCAATGACCAGATCAGTACGTATGCAAGTTATACCGATGCTTATGAGCCGCAACTGGATAAAGTGGATGCCAATTTAAATCAATTAGCACCAATCACCGCTCGGAACTTAGAAGTCGGCATTAAAACCACACTTTGGGATGATAAGCTACGTCTAAACGTCGCTTACTTTGATAGTTTAAAGGAAGACTTCGGTGTTGTTATCCCCGAATATGCAGACGAAAGACCTGCTAGGTATCGACCCGTAGATGGTGCAGAAGCTGATGGATTTGAAGTTGAATTAGAAGCAAAACTGACTGATGATTGGCAAGTAAACTTTGGTTACAGTGATTTTGATGTTGTCGATGAGCATGGCGAAGATATTAACTTGTATGCACCAAGACAAACGCTCAATGCGAGCACCAAGTATACTTATGGGGCTTGGCGATTAGGGCTAAATGCAACTTGGGATACGGACAGAAAAGTCGATATTTTAAACGTCCCGGGTGTTGACCTTGGACTTCCAACAGGTGGTCGTCGGGGCGCTGTGCGCGCAGAGCAAGATAGCCAGCTTTTACTAAATGCGCACGTCAAATATCAATTATCTAGCCAGCTGAGCGTTAAACTGAATATCAGTAATCTCACAGATGAAAGCTATTACGATACATACGGTTTCGTGCCGAAAAAGTACAGCGAGCCTAGAGCATACAATTTAAGTATGGAATATCTGTTTTAACGTAAAGCACTATGCAAATGCTGTGGCGTGATAGGGTTACAACGCCTTTAAACTTAGCTGCAGCAGCAAAATGCCTATAATACCAATTGAATTAATTCTCTAATCAATTTGAAGGGTGAAATAGCATATTAGCTTCGTTAAAAATTTCTCATTTAGAACAACTAAATAGCAAAATTTTTGCCTTGCTACTAAAGCTATTTCCCCGCTTCAAGATAGATCATTTACTTAATACAACTGGTATAAATAAAGCGCGGGTTTCTGACTAGAAACCCGCGCTTTTCTATCTCACACCAATTAACGTAACTGTGTTTTCAAGCCCAAAAGCGAAACCTCTCAAATTAAGTGCTTAGTCGAGTTGCCATTAAACCTTAAATACCGACACTTGACCGTTTAACTGCTCAGCTAACGCCTCTAAGTCATTACTCACATCTGCATTACTCTGCGCACTTCGAGTAATTTCAGAAATACTGCTACTGAAATCATTAATATTTTCGCTGATTTCCGCAACCACCGTTGTTTGTTCTTCCGTTGCCGTTGAAACCTGAATATTCATACCGACGATTTCATCCACCGCCTTGTCTATATCAGTCATGATTTGAGCTGACTCATTGGCCCTATCAACTCCTGCAGCTGCACTCGACTGTGCATTCTCCATTGACGACACGGCATTTTGTGCCATGCCCTGTAGCTTGCTGATCATATCTCGGATAGATTCCGTGGCTTTTTGCGTATTATGTGCCAATTGCCTGACTTCATCGGCAACAACCGCAAAACCTCGGCCTGATTCCCCAGCTCTCGCAGCTTCTATTGCAGCGTTTAACGCCAAAAGGTTTGTTTGTTCAGCCACACCTTGGATCATTAACACCACTTGGTTGATTTCATTCGACTGGTCATTCAACGCTTTAATTAACTGCGCGTTATCACCGACTTCACTAGCGAGGCGTTCAATAGCCTGAATATTTTGCGAAATAACATCCATCCCTTGTTTTGCAAGCTGACCTGACATTTCGGCCTTGTTCGCGGTATTCATCGCATTATGTGCAACCTCCTGAATTGCACTACTCATTTCTGTCGCTGCGGTTGCGATCATTACCGTTTGCTGCTCTTGTTCTTGTGAAGTGCCCGCAATTGACTGACTAATTCCATTTAGCTCATTGGATGTTGAGGACAGACTATTCACCATCGTAACTAGGTTGGTAACTAACTCATGTAAGCTCGACACCATAGTATTGAAGTCGTTTCCTATCTCACTCAGCTCGTCCTGCCCCTCAACCACTACACGTTGGGTTAAATCAGCATCTCTTGCAATGTTGCCAATACGCATACGCAAACGACTGAGTGGTTCGTTAATTGACCTAAATATCAACATACCAATCAGCACCATTACGATCACAATAGTAACGGAAGAGATAATCATCGCCGTTTTTGTCGCACTGGCTTCTGAGCGGCCAACATCTCTTAGTGCACTTGCCTCTGCAAGTTGTAACTCAATTAGTGCATTGTAGCTTTCACTTAGGGGGTCAAAGGCGGCATAGAGATCGTGTACAAATTTATCATAAGGAATTTCTTCAAAAGTATTCGTATTAACACGACTCGTGTAGTTGGTAAGTAATTGTTTAACAGCAAGCTCAGCGGATTCAACCTGCTTCACCAAACTTCGCTCTTCACTCGTCAATTCTGTAGATAAATATTGGCTCCATTCTTTTTCAGCGATATTTTTAGCTTCTTCGATTTGCTTTAACGCGGCACTGTTGGATAATTGATGGCCTCGTAACTTGTGAAAAGTATCTACAATAACCACCGCATAGTTGTCTGACACTACTTTTATTTGCCTCAGCGGTACAACTCTGTCGTCATAAATACGGTCAATGTAATTGATAAGATTTGATAATGTTCCAATTGTAAAGATAGTAGCGAGAATAAAAAACACAGCAGGTATGCCCGAAAGCGACAACAATCTGCTTTTAACTGAAACCCTATTTAGCATAGTCTGATTTTTATTGAGTAAACATAGAAATAAAGTATTACTCAAAGTTCATAGATTACAATAATAATTGCAAATTAAGCAGCGCATTATTGATATGCATCATACTTCGTAACTGTGTCTCTTAACTGTATAGGTTTGATTTTTAAACCTATTACAAAAAAAGAGGAGAAGCTTTTATCGGCTTCTCCTCTTTTATTCCACGTCGAAATCACTTTCGCTTAACACTCTTCGTTTTCAGCGTTCATGTTCTCTTTTACATCTTCACACGCGTCTTCCACGCTATTTTCTACTTCCTGAACTGTTTCATCGAAACGCTCACCAGCATCTTCCGCCGGACCTTCGCTACAACCAAAAAGTGCTAAAATTGAAACAAAACCAAATGCTTTTGCTAATGTAATTGCTGATTTCATAATCTATCTCCTAAAACCGTTTTTGTACGTTAATTCCCTTTTACCTGGGAGCTCGTGCTTTGCCAAAAATAAACGAAATAATCATAAAGGCGATAAACACAAAGAATAGAATTTTCGCCATACCTGCCGCAGCGCCAGCGATTCCAGTGAAACCTAGCACGGCTGCGACAAGTGCTAGGAATAAAAACATTACAGCCCAACTCAACATAACATTCTCCTTAGGCAGTTAGCTCTTGCAACTGCTTCATTTGATCGTGACAAGCTTGCATTCTGGTTTGAATTTGCAGTAATACACTCTTGCATTTAGGTGGAAGATCTTTGCTTAATGCTTTATCAAGCTTGCTTAACACTTTGTCTTCCACTTCTTCTAGCTGAGAAATATAGGTGTGCTCTTTGTCGGTGCTCACCATACCAACCAACTTGGTGTACGATTCACGAATGTCGATGCTAAGCGCTGAATCTGTCTCAATTTCACCTTCGTCAATAAGAACAAATGGTTGTAGATCCGAGATTGCTTGCGCTTTATCTACAATCATTTGGTCAAATACGCGGTTTAATTCGATATTATCTAGCTTCTTTTTAGCTTCAGTGTAAAAATCAACACCACCATTTAATACTTTGATGAGCTCTTTTACCGGCCCCATGTCGTAATTTGAATCTGCCATAAATAACTCCTTTCGTTGCGATATTTAATAAGTGCATTTTGCAAATATTATTTTCTGTCCCTTTCACTAATGCAGATTAAATGCCAAACCATAAACCTTTATTATATAAGGCTTTTTAATCTAAGCACCTTCAGACCGGTGAAAATATTACAAACTAGATGTAAATTATTCCTGTGATAATTGCGTACTTAAGGTTGTGCTCCCTTTAGCATTGAAATCCATAGTCCTAATTGGGAAAGGAATTAAGATATCGTTATCAGCTAATACACGGTTAATGGTGCAAATTGCTTTGTGCCTGACCACCATAAAGCCCGGATCTGCTGGGTAATCTATCCAAAACCACACTAATAGATTAATAGAGCTGTCACCAAAAGACTCTGCATAGACATCTGTTTCTTTTTGGCTTACTACGAAATCAAGCTTGTTAATTGCCTCAACAATCACCTCTCGGGCTTGCTCTGGGTCGTCCGCATACGAGATACCAACTGGTACTTCTATTCTTCGCTTGCCAAGCTTAGTGTAGTTTTGTAACTCATTCTTAAAGAGAATTTTGTTGGGGATATAAGACAGCTGGCCATAAAAGTTTTCTACTAAGGTGTTTCTCAAATTGATTTTGCTTACCGTGCCAAAGCAATCCTTGGTTCTTATAATGTCACCGACCATAAAAGGTTTTCTGACCCCCATCACAAATCCAGCGATGAGGTTCTCGGTCATGTCTTGGAATGCAAAGCCAATAGCAAGGCCAATGATCCCCGCCCCAGCCAACAATGACATTACAGCACCTGATAGTTTTACTATATCTAAAGCGAAGAAAATCCCAATGGCAATAATAGAGACTTTAAATATGGAACTAATAAGTGAAGCCACTTGTTCTGTCTTTATTGCTTTTTTAATTGCCTTTGAAAACCAAATTGAAGATATTTTAGCCAAAACAGTGAAGAATATGAGTATCATTAAGGCTAGGATCATATTCGGTAGTAACTGCACACCGGATTCAAGCCAAGAGATTAACTTATCATTAATTAACGTCCAGAATTTTTCTAAATTCATAATCAAATATTCCTATTTAAGTACTCGACAAATCTAGAATGCAGTAATCATTCCTAGTTATATTAATTAGCCGTTCATGGAAAAGGTAATTATTACAAACTAATTTACACATCTTCTCGGTAAATTCTTCCTTAAAACTTACTCTATAAAAATAAATCACATAATTATCAATAAGTTAATGGTTGGCACAACAACTGCAACAGATAATTCGACTACGAAATTAAAGGAGTTTAATTATGAAAAAGACATTAATTGCAACTGTACTAGTATCTTCACTTACTACTGCTTCAGCATTTGCTGCTGATAACTCTTGGGAAAAAGAAGCGAGT
This window contains:
- a CDS encoding YdcF family protein — its product is MFEVKKVIGQLLMPLPLSLVALMGLMFFIAKTRKGSYIAVWLVLLTTWSISTPYVAQHIIEWDKGTLTAFNPSRHKNIDRIVVLGCNLYPDDSLPSNAQLGSCGLARLVEGIRLANIYPKAQLYVSGYGYGNATSAGLMAKTAQSLGISATRIKQNHNAKDTADEAKMLAPVLVDYDVALVTSASHMKRAKNLFEAQGVEVFPAPTEFYNFKSLPLSRQFIANDKALDIVTRIWHEQVGSMWITIRRIIDPEAL
- a CDS encoding PepSY-associated TM helix domain-containing protein, with translation MKSFYVFAIGWSMTAKQWFNWHSLSGVWFGVLLFIICWTGAFASIAHELDWLFNDQVRAVDGQSNISLAAAYEMVQKAYPDARIGIAFTGPDTYFSYDIVMRMPDSPWQHVYVDPLSGAIQGESSFFNIQRFFRDFHMHFFGVFDSIISYYLVLIFAVPLCISTVSAHYVYRLWWKKLFVFTFSGDARAKMASMHKISGAWGLWLAVVISLTSIWYLFEFVRMDMVDGKTAYTDVGDFAVNPLAELPRQDKPQLSVVELFAIVKATRPDLEVKAIRYSGGYFYAEGQSQDWIVRDRANKIYVNPYTGEVVYSQTASSQGLYWRLSDTADPLHFGNFAGIWGKILWFIFGVVLSFLVLSGTYMYIKRQFKLRRKDEYRGVMVSLALSFGLVLCICFYAHRTIAGYGMAGKWPELPLASLTFLLGWVSLTCLIILVWSAALLNLRHKNSSSSLRLNRY
- a CDS encoding TonB-dependent siderophore receptor, with translation MQTKAHQSTALALMLSLLYFSPNAAAKAERDNIERISVVGQPIKRNSGPTGLDLTIKETPQSVTVLSHDYIKDFELNDLEDIMVQATGISRYKFGAGDNTEFTSRGYLVNALVKDGLPTSIAGPQESRLDTIVYDRVEVLRGAAGLMAGAGQPSATLNVITKQPDRGGFVKVGAEIGSWNKVRTHIDATGSLTKDEALAGRVILAYEERDSFVDKENSNKIVAYTQLHHYFSEDTEASFSVHYQDNELKLSPWGLPIFYSDGSSVEIDKKTNLSSPDSHNGNTHQSYHLKLSHQINLDWELNFGAQYSKTEADITLTYFSGNPDKETGLGLQGGDRRWVETVDGTNFILGLVGRFELFDRAHQVNITYLNADFESTDDRFEELDENARTVFYPLQSINNLHPAAHLTATDKQFIGYWDKTTKEQSIALSSKLTLTDDLHAIVGVKFFDYERTNERDFAWSGFSSDKGEETGESLYLGLVYNLNDQISTYASYTDAYEPQLDKVDANLNQLAPITARNLEVGIKTTLWDDKLRLNVAYFDSLKEDFGVVIPEYADERPARYRPVDGAEADGFEVELEAKLTDDWQVNFGYSDFDVVDEHGEDINLYAPRQTLNASTKYTYGAWRLGLNATWDTDRKVDILNVPGVDLGLPTGGRRGAVRAEQDSQLLLNAHVKYQLSSQLSVKLNISNLTDESYYDTYGFVPKKYSEPRAYNLSMEYLF
- a CDS encoding HAMP domain-containing methyl-accepting chemotaxis protein, whose protein sequence is MFFILATIFTIGTLSNLINYIDRIYDDRVVPLRQIKVVSDNYAVVIVDTFHKLRGHQLSNSAALKQIEEAKNIAEKEWSQYLSTELTSEERSLVKQVESAELAVKQLLTNYTSRVNTNTFEEIPYDKFVHDLYAAFDPLSESYNALIELQLAEASALRDVGRSEASATKTAMIISSVTIVIVMVLIGMLIFRSINEPLSRLRMRIGNIARDADLTQRVVVEGQDELSEIGNDFNTMVSSLHELVTNLVTMVNSLSSTSNELNGISQSIAGTSQEQEQQTVMIATAATEMSSAIQEVAHNAMNTANKAEMSGQLAKQGMDVISQNIQAIERLASEVGDNAQLIKALNDQSNEINQVVLMIQGVAEQTNLLALNAAIEAARAGESGRGFAVVADEVRQLAHNTQKATESIRDMISKLQGMAQNAVSSMENAQSSAAAGVDRANESAQIMTDIDKAVDEIVGMNIQVSTATEEQTTVVAEISENINDFSSSISEITRSAQSNADVSNDLEALAEQLNGQVSVFKV
- a CDS encoding DUF1328 domain-containing protein; translation: MLSWAVMFLFLALVAAVLGFTGIAGAAAGMAKILFFVFIAFMIISFIFGKARAPR
- a CDS encoding PA2169 family four-helix-bundle protein; its protein translation is MADSNYDMGPVKELIKVLNGGVDFYTEAKKKLDNIELNRVFDQMIVDKAQAISDLQPFVLIDEGEIETDSALSIDIRESYTKLVGMVSTDKEHTYISQLEEVEDKVLSKLDKALSKDLPPKCKSVLLQIQTRMQACHDQMKQLQELTA
- a CDS encoding mechanosensitive ion channel family protein, with protein sequence MNLEKFWTLINDKLISWLESGVQLLPNMILALMILIFFTVLAKISSIWFSKAIKKAIKTEQVASLISSIFKVSIIAIGIFFALDIVKLSGAVMSLLAGAGIIGLAIGFAFQDMTENLIAGFVMGVRKPFMVGDIIRTKDCFGTVSKINLRNTLVENFYGQLSYIPNKILFKNELQNYTKLGKRRIEVPVGISYADDPEQAREVIVEAINKLDFVVSQKETDVYAESFGDSSINLLVWFWIDYPADPGFMVVRHKAICTINRVLADNDILIPFPIRTMDFNAKGSTTLSTQLSQE